A stretch of DNA from Drosophila virilis strain 15010-1051.87 chromosome 5, Dvir_AGI_RSII-ME, whole genome shotgun sequence:
AACAGTCGTTTGTCTTGAAGGTAAATCTTGCAAATGGTCCCTAAGAGGTTCACAGGTCTCGCAGCTGAGTCACCATCGCTCGGTGTTGTGTCTGGGATATTCGGCTGTCTTCGCAGGCACTTTTGAGACGTTTTACCTAGAGCGCAATTATCGCTCTTCACAGATTCACTTGTCAACAGATCGGCTTGAGTTTCATCACCGGCCtctaatattaatatatctgttgcaattgttgctgctgcttcttcgcTAGCGACTTGTGGCACAGCGGAAACCTCCTCGAAACCGCCTTCCATAAGATCAGCCTGCGGCTTTGTACTAACTCCTGCTGGAGGAACATTTCCAAGTGCTGGAGTCTCCACCTCCTGCTGTGGTATAATAATTTCAGCATTGGCAACCTTCTCAATTCCTGGTACATCCTCCACGGGAGCATCCGGTAACTCAGATTTATTTCCTACTAGAGAAACTTCCTTGATTGCTGGTTCTTGAGCTTCCCCGGGAACAACTTGTGGCTCTTGAATAGTCTCAGTACTAGCAACCTCCTCAATTGCTGATATTGAAGCATCCTCGAGAGCAGCCTGGGGCTCAACACTAGAAACCGCCTCAACTATTCTCGGAACAGCCGTCTGCTGTAATTCTGATGTAACTTCAGCTCTAGCAACCTCCTCAATTACTATTGCTGGGTCTTGATCGGAAGTAACCTGTGCCTGAGTATAATCAACCTCGTAACCTTCTGGCGCTGGAGCCTCGTGGAGAATAGCCTGTTGCTCTGTTGCAATCTCAGCACCAGTAACCTCCTCAACTGTTGGTGTTGAATCTTCTTTGAGGGCAGTCTGAGGCTCCGCACTAGCAACCTCCTTAGCTACTGGGGCTGGAGCCTCATCGAGAATTATTTCAGTACTAGGAAGCTTCTCAATTGCTGGTGTTGAAGCAAGCTCCTTGACTTCAGACAACGGGACTTCCTGCGATGTAGCCAGTCGCTCTGTTGCAATCTCAGCAGTTGGATTTTCATCAACTGCTGAATCTTTCTCGGAAGCAGCTTGTGGCTCAGAACTAACAACCTCCTCAGTTGTTGGTGCTGAAGCCTCCTCGAGAGTTGTTTGAGGATCGGTAATAACAACCTCTTTAATTGCTGGTGCTAGAGCCTGCTCGGGTTTAACTTGGGGACCTTGTGTTATTTCAGCACTTCCAACCTCCTCAATTGTTGGTGCTGGATCTTCCTCGGGAGCAGGTTGTGGGTCAGTATTAACAACTTCCTCagttgctggtgctgcagGCTTGTCGAGAATCATCTCAGTAAGGGCAACATCATCAGATGCTGGCGTTGGAGCTTCATCAGGTGTATCGTGTGGTGCTAACTCAGAACTAGGAATCTCCTCAACACCTGGACCTTCCTCGGGATCAGGTTGTGGTTCAGTACTAGCAACCTCCTCAATTGCTGGTGCTGGAGCCTCCCCTGGATCAACTTGTAGCCCTTGTGTTATCTCAGTACTTCCCACCCCCTCAATTGATTGCGCTGGGTCTTCCTCGGCAGCTGTTTTTGACTCAGTACTAGCAACCTTCTCAATTTCTGGCGTCGGAGCCTTCCCTGAATCAACTTGGAGCTCTAGTGTAATCTCAGCACTTCCAACTTCCTCAGTTGCTGGTGCTGAAGCTTCTTCGATAGTAGTCTGAGGATCAGTACTAGTAACTTCATTAATTGCTGATGCTGAAATCTTCTCGAAATTTATTTGTGGCCCTGGTGTAATCTCAGTAGAAGCAACATTCTCAATTGGTCGAGCTGCCACTTCCTCGTGTGCTGTTTTTGGCTCAGTACTAGCTACATCCTCAATTGGCACTGGACCTTCTTCAGGTGTATCGTGTGCTTCATTGGTAACAACTTGTGGCTCAGTAGAAATACCCTCTTCAATCGTTATAAGTGAAGCTTCCATCTTAATGATTGGCGCTGGAGCGTCCTCTAAAACAGCTTGAGGGACTGCTGCTGAAGCTTCCTCGACAGCAGCCTCTTTGGGTTCAACTTGTGGCTCCAGTGAATCTTCAGCCCTAGCAACCTCGTTAATTGCTGGGACTCGACCGTCCTCGCGAGCAGCCTGTGAAAGCGATGTAACTTCAGAACCAGCAACCTCCTCAACTGCCGAATTTGGAATTTCCTCGGAAGCTGTAGTAactgctccagcagcagcaataacttTATCTTCTGTTACTGGAGCTGCCTCATGAGCAATAGTTACTCTAGTAAAAGTACcaattgcagctgctggcgTTGAAGATTCCTCGGAAGCAGCATTAACTTCTGCTAAAATAACTATCTCAGATGCGGTCGCATGAGCAGCAGGTTCTTCTGTTGGTGCAGGATCGACCTCGGCAGCAACATTTCCTTCTGCTGAAGTAACTATCTCAACTGCTGGCGCTGGACTTTCCTGAGAAGCAGCTACTTCTTCCGGAGTAACTATCTCAGCTGCTGGCACTGGAACTTCCTCGGAAGCAGTTACTTCTTCCGGAGTAACTATCCCAATTGCTGGCTCTGGAACTTCCTCGGGAGCAGCAGTTACTTCTGCCGGAGTAACTATCTCAACTGCTGGCGCTTGAGATTCCTCGGAAACAGGTACTTCTGCTGGGACTGGAACTTCCTCGGGAGCAACATTTCCTTCTGCCGGAGTAACTATCTCTGCTGCTGGCACTAAAACTTTCTGAGATGCAGTTACTTCTGCCGGAGTCACTATCTCAACTGCCGGCACTGGCACTTCCTCGGAAAGAGTCACTTCTGTCGGAGTAACTATCTCAACTGCTGGCGCTAGAGACTCCTCGGGAGCAGCAGTTACTTCTGCCGGAGTAACTATCTCACTTGCGGACACTGGAATTTCCTCGGGAGCAGCAGTTACTTCTGCCGGAGTCACTATCTCAACTGCTGGCGCTGGAACTTCCTCAGAAGCAGTTACTTCTGCCGGAGTAACTATCTCACTTGCGGGCACTGGAACTTCCTCGGGAGCAGCAGTCACTTCTGCTGGAGTAACTTTCTCAACTGCTGCCGTTGGAGACTCCTCGGGAGCAGCAGTTACTTCTGCCGGCGTAACTATCTCACTTGCGGGCACTGGAACTTCCTCGGGAGCAGCAGTTACTTCTGCCGGAGTCACTATCTCAAGTGCTGGCTCTGGAACGTCCTCAGAAGCAGTTACTTCTGCTGGAGTAACTATCTCAGCCGCTGGCTCTGGAACTTCCTCGGGAGCAGCAGTCACTTCTGCTGGAGTAACTTTCTCAACTGCTGCCGTTGGAGACTCCTCGGGAGCAGCAGTTACTTCTGCCGGCGTAACTATCTCATCTGCTGGCACTGTAACTTCCTGAGATGCAGTTACTTCTGCCGGAGTCACTATCTCAACTGCTGGCACTGGAACTTCCTCGGAAGGAGTTACTTTTGAAGGAGTAAGTATCTTAAGTGCTGGCGCTGGAGGTTCGTCAGGAGCAGTTACTTCTGCCGGCGTAACTATCTCAGCTGCTGGCACTGGAACTTCCTCGGGAGCAGCAGTTACTTCTGCCGGCGTAACTATCTCAGCTGCTGGCACTGTAACTTCCTGAGATGCAGTTACTTCTGCCGGAGTCACTATCTCAACTGCTGGCGCTGGAACTTCCTCAGAAGCAGTTACTTCTGCCGGAGTCACTATCTCACTTGCGGGCACTGGAACTTCCTCGGGAGCAGCAGTCACTTCCGCTGGAGTAACTTTCTCAACTGCTGCCGTTGGAGACTCCTCGGGAGCAGCAGTTACTTCTGCCGGCGTAACTATCTCAGCTGCTGGCACTGTAACTTCCTCAGAAGCAGTTACTTCTGCCGGAGTAACTATTTCAACTGCTGGCACTGGAACTTCCTCGGAAGGAGTCACTTCTGAAGGAGTAACTATCTCAGCTGCTGGCACTGGAACTTCCTCGGGAGCAGCAGTCACTTCTGCTGGAGTAACTATCTCAACTGCTGGCGTTGGAGACTCCTCGGGAGCAGCAGTTACTTCTGCCGGCGTAACTATCTCATCTGCTGGCACTGTAACTTCCTGAGATGCAGTTACTTCTGCCGGAGTCACTATCTCAACTGCTGGCACTGGAACTTCCTCGGAAGGAGTTACTTTTGAAGGAGTAAGTATCTTAAGTGCTGGCGCTGGAGGTTCGTCAGGAGCAGTTACTTCTGCCGGCGTAACTATCTCAGCTGCTGGCACTGTAACTTCCTGAGATGCAGTTACTTCTGCCGGAGTCACTATCTCAACTGCTGGCGCTGGAACTTCCTCAGAAGCAGTTACTTCTGCCGGAGTCACTATCTCACTTGCGGGCACTGGAACTTCCTCGGGAGCAGCAGTCACTTCTGCTGGAGTAACTTTCTCAACTGCTGCCGTTGGAGACTCCTCGGGAGCAGCAGTTACTTCTGCCAGCGTAACTATCTCAGCTGCTGGCACTGTAACTTCCTGAGATGCAGTTACTTCTGCCGGAGTAACTATCTTAACTGCTGGCACTGTAACTTCCTCAGAAGCAGTTACTTCTGCCGGAGTAACTATCTCAACTGCTGGCACTGGAGATTCCTCGGAAGCAGCAGTTTGTTCTACTACATTAACTATCTCATCTGTTGGTGCAGGAACTTCCCCGGGAGCAGCAGTTCCTTCTGCGGCAATAACTATctctgctgctggcgctggaaACACTTCGGGAGCAGTTACTGTTGCTGGAGAAACTATCTCAACTGTTGGCAGTGGAACTTCGTCGGGAGCGGCAGTTACTTCAGACGGAGCAACTTTCTTAACTGCTGGTGTAGGAACTTTCTCGGGAATAGAAGATTCTTCTGTGGAAGAAGCTGTTACATCTGCTGGCGGTTCAGACGTAACAGGTTTTTCTGCAGGAGTAAATAGCTCAATTACTGGCTCTGAAATTTCTACAGGAGCAGCAGTTTCTCCTGTTAACGTAGGAACTTCTTCGGGAGTATCTAGAATAACTATCTCAGCTGCTGGCCATGATGGTTCCTCAGAAGTAGCAGTTACTTCTGCTGGAGAAACTATCTCAGATGCAGTCGGCTGAGCAGCATGTTCTTCTGCTGATGCAGGATCGACCTCAGGAGCAATAGTTCCTTCTGCTGGAGTAACTA
This window harbors:
- the M7BP gene encoding nascent polypeptide-associated complex subunit alpha, muscle-specific form isoform X4, whose amino-acid sequence is MSAHCCKRLARPYICLMELPMYRGNNNLFLGLTSVLGLIGGAYLLQCGAQHLLSKIAVKKKKANASSEQHSCNVCCADLDLSSAKNYVTCCTCGKHVCRGIKCADWLPKAAQWVCELCHSSKQSLEQTSSWVAEQMSFNQQKFVYPLRARSEIYIPISAEMADSSMHFESVSQVGANSVTLMNMDERSRIREYVEEIVAEMLGGNLDHIKVGQLSKSENYLQLFDKYHAKLSNLLINVENTLCARAFKGDLPAIVNGNNNNNNSNSNNNNSINNEQLADISQTRLRSLIETIIAETLRSGSNSLLLNPPSGAVSEISLDTRSNGQLPGFSNGGSNSKRRHRTEHYFEPKIYQDLLATAVLNKIADKEGNNRLISESTPDLSAHNIDENYNAEALSTTSGSSIEPRSDCSLTDHELVHNTGKAEAHAGSQLDVERESVLSDYIAAHMVPLPDFSASVTESEDDVVSMSSSLVGDGTWEDNWLFKKKRSTLQSSATPSSIGMLVPAPKENVRAQIGDRTADEVSDLSEMGSDAEESSLDLLRCNELNDRLLSKHLIGGQNTKLVLDELVDRTSLTSNTLPAEHEPAFTETTNPLVQQPTVATVPQPEEQKTSSTLMAPPPPMIFQDDEITEDPAQTLIAAAQCDSDELCDLEGLTGFGDVEYLDDSKLHENIPSVIEILAAIALGPMLAVPASEQPAVMTATEIHTLKELSDLALAEINARTMELAQHSLDIIEEEFTEAQSADQVDKSQTAVEEHKHMSPVNASEIPSTTTEEISQPKEGNVEVVGQTELSPNEHPISGETPTAAPLINEIASAGLNSETKLVPQEDLAQLVTQAEVIVEPQTAAPAPTITQATEEVTLTAAATEPPTQQLEVSSPLAAGTVASEEAPVPTAEIATLDAHEEDTTLTGETAAPVEIPEPVIELFSPTEKPTTSEAPEDVIVTLDEISAASGNITEPAAEIVTPAEGTIAPEVDPASAEEHAAQPTASEIVSPAEVTATSEEPSWPAAEIVILDTPEEVPTLTGETAAPVEISEPVIELFTPAEKPVTSEPPADVTASSTEESSIPEKVPTPAVKKVAPSEVTAAPDEVPLPTVEIVSPATVTAPEVFPAPAAEIVIAAEGTAAPGEVPAPTDEIVNVVEQTAASEESPVPAVEIVTPAEVTASEEVTVPAVKIVTPAEVTASQEVTVPAAEIVTLAEVTAAPEESPTAAVEKVTPAEVTAAPEEVPVPASEIVTPAEVTASEEVPAPAVEIVTPAEVTASQEVTVPAAEIVTPAEVTAPDEPPAPALKILTPSKVTPSEEVPVPAVEIVTPAEVTASQEVTVPADEIVTPAEVTAAPEESPTPAVEIVTPAEVTAAPEEVPVPAAEIVTPSEVTPSEEVPVPAVEIVTPAEVTASEEVTVPAAEIVTPAEVTAAPEESPTAAVEKVTPAEVTAAPEEVPVPASEIVTPAEVTASEEVPAPAVEIVTPAEVTASQEVTVPAAEIVTPAEVTAAPEEVPVPAAEIVTPAEVTAPDEPPAPALKILTPSKVTPSEEVPVPAVEIVTPAEVTASQEVTVPADEIVTPAEVTAAPEESPTAAVEKVTPAEVTAAPEEVPEPAAEIVTPAEVTASEDVPEPALEIVTPAEVTAAPEEVPVPASEIVTPAEVTAAPEESPTAAVEKVTPAEVTAAPEEVPVPASEIVTPAEVTASEEVPAPAVEIVTPAEVTAAPEEIPVSASEIVTPAEVTAAPEESLAPAVEIVTPTEVTLSEEVPVPAVEIVTPAEVTASQKVLVPAAEIVTPAEGNVAPEEVPVPAEVPVSEESQAPAVEIVTPAEVTAAPEEVPEPAIGIVTPEEVTASEEVPVPAAEIVTPEEVAASQESPAPAVEIVTSAEGNVAAEVDPAPTEEPAAHATASEIVILAEVNAASEESSTPAAAIGTFTRVTIAHEAAPVTEDKVIAAAGAVTTASEEIPNSAVEEVAGSEVTSLSQAAREDGRVPAINEVARAEDSLEPQVEPKEAAVEEASAAVPQAVLEDAPAPIIKMEASLITIEEGISTEPQVVTNEAHDTPEEGPVPIEDVASTEPKTAHEEVAARPIENVASTEITPGPQINFEKISASAINEVTSTDPQTTIEEASAPATEEVGSAEITLELQVDSGKAPTPEIEKVASTESKTAAEEDPAQSIEGVGSTEITQGLQVDPGEAPAPAIEEVASTEPQPDPEEGPGVEEIPSSELAPHDTPDEAPTPASDDVALTEMILDKPAAPATEEVVNTDPQPAPEEDPAPTIEEVGSAEITQGPQVKPEQALAPAIKEVVITDPQTTLEEASAPTTEEVVSSEPQAASEKDSAVDENPTAEIATERLATSQEVPLSEVKELASTPAIEKLPSTEIILDEAPAPVAKEVASAEPQTALKEDSTPTVEEVTGAEIATEQQAILHEAPAPEGYEVDYTQAQVTSDQDPAIVIEEVARAEVTSELQQTAVPRIVEAVSSVEPQAALEDASISAIEEVASTETIQEPQVVPGEAQEPAIKEVSLVGNKSELPDAPVEDVPGIEKVANAEIIIPQQEVETPALGNVPPAGVSTKPQADLMEGGFEEVSAVPQVASEEAAATIATDILILEAGDETQADLLTSESVKSDNCALGSIAEREVRKWSNAVEMPNNPYAPEALKQRISGTQERFMDVPNISACAEQKALAMMRGSDEEPASRVEDYKRYSRDYYINNAPQVTTPTSARAASVACSSTEEPASAQTDEDIVINEAQKASKTAAEQAQLVEIPDDKCIYTALPAQVLEAGCNASLETQSNQSLQTTSDDSDTVRVYDFNKQETTVIKAQEQQPSTSSTSSMESALSAPSSSSSIDASRKRERPVVLQFGPADATPNVCASPTMTPTRGSTPPAFRFLQPKRRLIEPSQVLSIDDDDEMPEPAATPTEKPAVEDDVVHALPSVKALAQAFLLTSKRTQPERRWRAKTLQNAKLRASPDASEQPTSPQSRKHMLQRAVSIAEVADESTIASDLSSLETDPSMQSEENAMNIPIASPASPVPVRRGFLRSNIAYFENLKFK